In Thermodesulfitimonas autotrophica, the following proteins share a genomic window:
- a CDS encoding YlmC/YmxH family sporulation protein, translated as MFKASELARRDFINIVDGRRLGPVVDLHIDEKGSVTALVVRKGRRYFGLFRWGRDLIIPWQQVKKIGVDAVLVEMMPQE; from the coding sequence TTGTTCAAAGCTTCTGAACTCGCGCGGCGGGATTTCATCAATATTGTTGACGGGCGCCGTCTCGGACCTGTCGTTGACCTGCATATCGACGAGAAAGGAAGCGTAACCGCACTGGTGGTCCGGAAGGGGAGGCGGTATTTTGGCTTGTTCCGGTGGGGGCGTGACCTGATCATTCCCTGGCAGCAGGTGAAAAAGATCGGGGTGGATGCTGTTCTGGTCGAAATGATGCCTCAGGAGTGA
- the metK gene encoding methionine adenosyltransferase yields the protein MTKRLFTSESVTEGHPDKMADQISDAILDAILAQDPEARVACETLVTTGLAFVAGEITTRCYVDIPTIVRETIRDIGYTRAKFGFDSETCAVITSIQEQSPDIALGVDKALEIKSGQDQDPYSSIGAGDQGLMFGYATNETEELMPLPIVLAHRLARQLAAVRKNGELPYLRPDGKTQVTVEYDGDQPVRVHTVLVSAQHHPDIDLLTIREDILTRVIRPVIPPHLLDSETRFLVNPTGRFVVGGPQGDTGLTGRKIMVDTYGGMARHGGGCFSGKDPTKVDRSASYALRYVAKNVVAAGLADRCEIQVSYAIGVARPLSISVETFGTAKVPEKRLVELVHKHFDLRPAAIIDHFDLRRPIYKQTAAYGHFGRTDIDLPWERTDKAEILRAEA from the coding sequence ATGACGAAGCGCCTGTTTACGTCGGAATCGGTTACTGAAGGGCACCCGGACAAGATGGCCGACCAGATATCGGATGCGATTCTCGATGCGATTCTGGCCCAGGACCCCGAGGCCCGGGTGGCGTGCGAAACCTTGGTCACCACTGGCCTCGCTTTTGTAGCCGGGGAGATTACGACCAGGTGTTACGTGGATATCCCCACGATAGTGCGCGAGACGATCCGGGATATCGGTTATACCCGGGCGAAGTTTGGTTTTGACAGTGAGACCTGCGCCGTAATCACCAGTATTCAGGAACAGTCGCCGGATATTGCCCTCGGTGTGGACAAGGCGCTGGAGATCAAGAGCGGGCAGGACCAGGATCCCTACAGCTCGATCGGCGCGGGCGACCAGGGCTTGATGTTCGGTTATGCTACCAACGAGACAGAAGAGCTGATGCCTCTTCCCATCGTCCTGGCCCACAGGCTGGCCCGTCAGCTGGCTGCAGTTCGCAAGAACGGTGAGCTGCCATACCTGCGGCCCGATGGGAAGACCCAGGTGACGGTTGAGTACGACGGTGACCAGCCGGTGCGGGTCCACACCGTACTTGTTTCCGCCCAGCACCACCCGGACATCGACCTGCTGACGATCCGGGAGGACATCCTTACCAGGGTTATCCGTCCGGTTATCCCGCCGCATTTACTTGACAGCGAGACGCGCTTTTTGGTGAATCCCACCGGCAGGTTTGTCGTTGGCGGCCCGCAGGGAGATACGGGGCTTACGGGGCGGAAGATCATGGTCGATACCTATGGGGGTATGGCTCGCCACGGGGGCGGCTGCTTTTCGGGAAAAGACCCTACGAAAGTGGACCGCTCGGCAAGCTACGCCCTGCGTTACGTAGCGAAGAACGTTGTGGCGGCGGGCCTGGCCGACCGCTGTGAGATCCAGGTTTCGTACGCCATCGGTGTCGCGCGCCCGCTTTCCATTAGCGTTGAAACCTTCGGCACCGCCAAGGTACCGGAAAAAAGGCTGGTAGAGCTGGTTCACAAGCACTTCGACCTGCGCCCGGCCGCAATCATCGACCACTTCGACCTGCGCCGGCCGATATACAAGCAGACGGCAGCCTACGGCCATTTCGGCCGGACCGATATCGACTTGCCGTGGGAGCGGACCGATAAGGCTGAAATCCTGCGGGCAGAAGCGTGA